A genomic stretch from Arachis stenosperma cultivar V10309 chromosome 3, arast.V10309.gnm1.PFL2, whole genome shotgun sequence includes:
- the LOC130969512 gene encoding histidine kinase 3-like isoform X1, which translates to MKLKSGWVRRAFYSWILVCTLGGLYGFWRMSIHACEQRKESLISMCDERARMLQDQFNVSMNHIQAMSILIKTFHHNMNPSAIDQSTFARYTERTSFERPLTSGVAYAVRVLHSQREQFEKQQGWTIKKMDTLQPSLVQEEYAPVIFAQDTIAHVISLDVLSGKANRENVLRARESGKGVLTAPFRLLKTNRLGVILTFAVYKRNLPSNATLDQRIQATDGYLGGVFDVESLVEKLLQQLASEKAVVVNVYDTTNNTHPIVMYGSNVSGDSFSHVSTLNFGDPLRKHEMHCRFKQKLPWPWLAFNTSVGGFIICVLLGYIFYATCNRVVKAEEDRDKMTELKKRAEAADIAKSQFLATVSHEIRTPMNGVLGMLHMLMDTDLDVTQQEYVRTAQGSGKALVSLINEVLDQAKIEAGKLELEASLFDLRAVLDDILSLFSEKSQGKGIEVIPIYYMLRFIMVEFFQCLVILIYIYMYIKLAQLAAYVSDEVPELLIGDAGRFRQIITNLMGNSIKFTEKGHIYVTVHLVEEVVHSIQIDKELGMENVNTLSLSGSPVADSRRSWEGFKAFSQVGPLGSFSSSVTDVINLIVSVEDTGEGIPLEAQSRIFTPFMQVGPSVSQRHGGTGIGLSISKCLVGLMNGEIGFVSIPKIGSTFTFTALFTNSTDCKIQQLNNNNSHSNPPSSEFQGMTALLIDPRSVRAKVCRCHIQRLGIRIELVSDLAQGLSTITEGNQIINMVLIEQEVWDRDSAMSSRFVDGASRVGVPPKLFILVNSNGWTSGIGNPTVIVKPLRASMLAASLQRAMGVTCRNGELPSLSVGHLLGGKKILIVDDNVVNRTVAAGALKKYGADVVCVSSGKEAISKLKPPHEFDACFMDIQMPEMDGFEATKKIREMERCAKREGFVDNLSKWDVPILAMTADVIQATHEECVRCGMDGYVSKPFEAEQLYREVSRFFHS; encoded by the exons ATGAAACTGAAGAGTGGTTGGGTGAGAAGGGCTTTTTATTCATGGATTCTAGTTTGTACGTTGGGAGGTTTGTACGGGTTCTGGCGCATGAGCATACATGCTTGTGAGCAGAGGAAAGAAAGTCTAATAAGCATGTGTGATGAAAGAGCAAGGATGCTGCAGGATCAGTTCAATGTGAGCATGAACCATATACAAGCCATGTCCATTTTGATAAAAACCTTCCACCATAACATGAACCCCTCGGCCATCGATCAGAGCACTTTTGCTAGATACACTGAAAGAACTTCGTTTGAGAGGCCCCTCACAAGTGGTGTTGCATACGCTGTAAGAGTGCTCCATTCTCAAAGGGAACAGTTTGAGAAGCAACAAGGATGGACTATCAAGAAGATGGATACTTTGCAACCATCCCTTGTTCAAGAAGAATATGCTCCTGTCATCTTTGCACAAGATACAATTGCACATGTCATTTCTCTTGATGTGCTATCTGGAAAGGCAA ACCGTGAGAATGTGCTCCGTGCAAGGGAGTCGGGCAAAGGAGTTTTAACTGCACCCTTTCGGCTTCTCAAAACGAATCGCCTTGGGGTAATCCTCACATTTGCTGTCTACAAGAGAAATCTTCCATCCAATGCAACCCTTGATCAGAGGATTCAAGCAACTGATGG ATATCTTGGTGGAGTCTTTGATGTTGAGTCGTTAGTGGAGAAACTACTGCAACAACTTGCTAGTGAGAAAGCTGTAGTTGTTAATGTGTATGATACTACCAATAATACACATCCCATTGTCATGTACGGTTCAAATGTATCAGGGGACTCTTTCTCTCATGTCAGCACTCTTAACTTTGGAGACCCTCTCAGGAAGCATGAGATGCACTGCAG GTTCAAACAAAAACTGCCATGGCCATGGTTGGCATTTAATACTTCTGTAGGAGGCTTTATTATTTGTGTCCTTCTTGGGTATATTTTCTATGCCACCTGCAATCGAGTTGTCAAAGCGGAAGAGGATCGGGATAAGATGACTGAGCTTAAAAAGCGAGCTGAGGCGGCTGATATTGCAAAATCCCAG TTTCTTGCTACTGTGTCCCACGAGATTAGAACACCAATGAATGGGGTTTTAG GGATGTTGCATATGCTTATGGACACGGATCTAGACGTAACCCAACAGGAGTATGTGAGAACGGCGCAGGGAAGTGGAAAAGCTTTGGTGTCACTTATAAACGAGGTATTGGATCAGGCAAAGATTGAAGCTGGTAAGCTGGAGCTTGAAGCTTCGCTGTTTGACTTGCGTGCTGTTTTGGATGATATATTATCATTGTTTTCAGAAAAGTCTCAAGGAAAAGGAATAGAGGTGATACCTATATATTATATGCTACGTTTTATCATGGTAGAATTTTTTCAATGTCTAGTGATATTgatctatatatatatgtatataaaactTGCACAGTTGGCAGCTTATGTATCAGATGAGGTTCCTGAGCTGTTAATAGGTGATGCAGGAAGGTTTAGGCAAATAATTACCAATCTCATGGGTAATTCAATTAAG TTCACAGAGAAAGGGCATATTTATGTGACTGTCCATCTTGTTGAGGAGGTGGTCCATTCAATACAGATTGATAAAGAATTAGGCATGGAAAATGTTAATACCCTGAGTCTGAGTGGTTCCCCTGTTGCTGATAGTCGCCGAAGCTGGGAAGGCTTCAAAGCATTCAGTCAAGTAGGGCCTCTTGGTTCTTTCTCATCCTCTGTTACTGATGTAATCAATTTGATTGTATCGGTTGAGGACACTGGCGAAGGAATCCCTCTGGAAGCGCAGTCTCGAATCTTCACTCCGTTCATGCAGGTTGGTCCTTCCGTTTCCCAGAGACACGGTGGCACAGGTATTGGCCTAAGCATTAGCAAGTGTTTGGTTGGACTCATGAATGGCGAAATTGGATTTGTCAGCATTCCTAAGATTGGATCCACCTTCACTTTTACTGCTCTCTTCACCAATTCAACTGACTGCAAAATTCAGCaactcaacaacaacaacagccACTCTAATCCTCCATCTTCAGAATTTCAGGGAATGACCGCGTTACTCATTGACCCTAGATCGGTTAGAGCCAAAGTGTGTAGATGTCATATTCAGAGGCTCGGCATTCGTATCGAATTGGTTTCGGATTTAGCCCAAGGTTTGTCCACCATAACTGAAGGCAATCAGATAATCAATATGGTACTTATTGAGCAGGAAGTGTGGGATAGAGATTCAGCCATGTCATCTCGCTTTGTCGATGGCGCCAGTAGAGTTGGCGTTCCTCCTAAGTTGTTCATTCTTGTTAATTCTAACGGCTGGACATCAGGTATTGGTAATCCCACTGTGATCGTAAAACCTCTGAGAGCAAGTATGCTTGCTGCCTCGCTGCAGCGAGCCATGGGTGTTACTTGCCGAAATGGGGAGCTTCCGAGTTTATCTGTTGGCCACCTTCTTGGCGGGAAGAAAATTCTAATTGTAGATGACAATGTTGTGAACCGCACCGTAGCAGCTGGTGCTTTGAAAAAGTATGGAGCAGATGTGGTGTGTGTTAGCAGCGGAAAAGAGGCCATCTCTAAACTAAAACCACCTCATGAGTTCGATGCGTGCTTCATGGATattcaaatgccagaaatggaCGG TTTTGAAGCTACAAAGAAAATCAGGGAGATGGAACGTTGCGCCAAGAGAGAAGGTTTTGTAGATAACTTATCAAAGTGGGATGTACCTATTTTGGCCATGACTGCAGACGTGATCCAGGCTACCCATGAGGAGTGTGTAAGGTGTGGCATGGATGGATATGTTTCGAAACCGTTTGAAGCCGAACAGCTTTATCGAGAAGTCTCAAGGTTTTTCCACTCCTGA
- the LOC130965325 gene encoding nuclear transport factor 2B-like, which yields MDADALAKAFVEHYYTTFDNNRAGLVNLYQDSSMLTFEGQKIQGAQNIVAKLTSLPFNQCLHSITTVDCQPSSAPNGMLVFVSGNLQLAGEQHALKFSQMFHLLPTPQGSYYVSNDIFRLNYA from the exons ATGGATGCAGATGCGTTGGCAAAGGCGTTCGTTGAACACTACTACACGACGTTCGACAACAACCGCGCCGGACTGGTGAACCTCTACCAGGACAGCTCCATGCTCACCTTCGAAGGCCAGAAGATCCAAGGCGCCCAGAACATCGTCGCCAAGCTCACCTCTCTCCCTTTCAACCAGTGCCTTCACTCCATCACCACCGTTGACTGCCAGCCCTCCTCCGCCCCCAACGGCATGCTTGTCTTCGTCAGCGGCAACCTCCAGCTCGCCGGCGAGCAACACGCCCTCAAGTTCAGCCAG ATGTTCCATTTGTTACCAACACCACAGGGAAGCTACTATGTTTCGAACGATATATTCCGGTTGAACTATGCTTGA
- the LOC130969512 gene encoding histidine kinase 3-like isoform X2 has translation MKLKSGWVRRAFYSWILVCTLGGLYGFWRMSIHACEQRKESLISMCDERARMLQDQFNVSMNHIQAMSILIKTFHHNMNPSAIDQSTFARYTERTSFERPLTSGVAYAVRVLHSQREQFEKQQGWTIKKMDTLQPSLVQEEYAPVIFAQDTIAHVISLDVLSGKANRENVLRARESGKGVLTAPFRLLKTNRLGVILTFAVYKRNLPSNATLDQRIQATDGYLGGVFDVESLVEKLLQQLASEKAVVVNVYDTTNNTHPIVMYGSNVSGDSFSHVSTLNFGDPLRKHEMHCRFKQKLPWPWLAFNTSVGGFIICVLLGYIFYATCNRVVKAEEDRDKMTELKKRAEAADIAKSQFLATVSHEIRTPMNGVLGMLHMLMDTDLDVTQQEYVRTAQGSGKALVSLINEVLDQAKIEAGKLELEASLFDLRAVLDDILSLFSEKSQGKGIELAAYVSDEVPELLIGDAGRFRQIITNLMGNSIKFTEKGHIYVTVHLVEEVVHSIQIDKELGMENVNTLSLSGSPVADSRRSWEGFKAFSQVGPLGSFSSSVTDVINLIVSVEDTGEGIPLEAQSRIFTPFMQVGPSVSQRHGGTGIGLSISKCLVGLMNGEIGFVSIPKIGSTFTFTALFTNSTDCKIQQLNNNNSHSNPPSSEFQGMTALLIDPRSVRAKVCRCHIQRLGIRIELVSDLAQGLSTITEGNQIINMVLIEQEVWDRDSAMSSRFVDGASRVGVPPKLFILVNSNGWTSGIGNPTVIVKPLRASMLAASLQRAMGVTCRNGELPSLSVGHLLGGKKILIVDDNVVNRTVAAGALKKYGADVVCVSSGKEAISKLKPPHEFDACFMDIQMPEMDGFEATKKIREMERCAKREGFVDNLSKWDVPILAMTADVIQATHEECVRCGMDGYVSKPFEAEQLYREVSRFFHS, from the exons ATGAAACTGAAGAGTGGTTGGGTGAGAAGGGCTTTTTATTCATGGATTCTAGTTTGTACGTTGGGAGGTTTGTACGGGTTCTGGCGCATGAGCATACATGCTTGTGAGCAGAGGAAAGAAAGTCTAATAAGCATGTGTGATGAAAGAGCAAGGATGCTGCAGGATCAGTTCAATGTGAGCATGAACCATATACAAGCCATGTCCATTTTGATAAAAACCTTCCACCATAACATGAACCCCTCGGCCATCGATCAGAGCACTTTTGCTAGATACACTGAAAGAACTTCGTTTGAGAGGCCCCTCACAAGTGGTGTTGCATACGCTGTAAGAGTGCTCCATTCTCAAAGGGAACAGTTTGAGAAGCAACAAGGATGGACTATCAAGAAGATGGATACTTTGCAACCATCCCTTGTTCAAGAAGAATATGCTCCTGTCATCTTTGCACAAGATACAATTGCACATGTCATTTCTCTTGATGTGCTATCTGGAAAGGCAA ACCGTGAGAATGTGCTCCGTGCAAGGGAGTCGGGCAAAGGAGTTTTAACTGCACCCTTTCGGCTTCTCAAAACGAATCGCCTTGGGGTAATCCTCACATTTGCTGTCTACAAGAGAAATCTTCCATCCAATGCAACCCTTGATCAGAGGATTCAAGCAACTGATGG ATATCTTGGTGGAGTCTTTGATGTTGAGTCGTTAGTGGAGAAACTACTGCAACAACTTGCTAGTGAGAAAGCTGTAGTTGTTAATGTGTATGATACTACCAATAATACACATCCCATTGTCATGTACGGTTCAAATGTATCAGGGGACTCTTTCTCTCATGTCAGCACTCTTAACTTTGGAGACCCTCTCAGGAAGCATGAGATGCACTGCAG GTTCAAACAAAAACTGCCATGGCCATGGTTGGCATTTAATACTTCTGTAGGAGGCTTTATTATTTGTGTCCTTCTTGGGTATATTTTCTATGCCACCTGCAATCGAGTTGTCAAAGCGGAAGAGGATCGGGATAAGATGACTGAGCTTAAAAAGCGAGCTGAGGCGGCTGATATTGCAAAATCCCAG TTTCTTGCTACTGTGTCCCACGAGATTAGAACACCAATGAATGGGGTTTTAG GGATGTTGCATATGCTTATGGACACGGATCTAGACGTAACCCAACAGGAGTATGTGAGAACGGCGCAGGGAAGTGGAAAAGCTTTGGTGTCACTTATAAACGAGGTATTGGATCAGGCAAAGATTGAAGCTGGTAAGCTGGAGCTTGAAGCTTCGCTGTTTGACTTGCGTGCTGTTTTGGATGATATATTATCATTGTTTTCAGAAAAGTCTCAAGGAAAAGGAATAGAG TTGGCAGCTTATGTATCAGATGAGGTTCCTGAGCTGTTAATAGGTGATGCAGGAAGGTTTAGGCAAATAATTACCAATCTCATGGGTAATTCAATTAAG TTCACAGAGAAAGGGCATATTTATGTGACTGTCCATCTTGTTGAGGAGGTGGTCCATTCAATACAGATTGATAAAGAATTAGGCATGGAAAATGTTAATACCCTGAGTCTGAGTGGTTCCCCTGTTGCTGATAGTCGCCGAAGCTGGGAAGGCTTCAAAGCATTCAGTCAAGTAGGGCCTCTTGGTTCTTTCTCATCCTCTGTTACTGATGTAATCAATTTGATTGTATCGGTTGAGGACACTGGCGAAGGAATCCCTCTGGAAGCGCAGTCTCGAATCTTCACTCCGTTCATGCAGGTTGGTCCTTCCGTTTCCCAGAGACACGGTGGCACAGGTATTGGCCTAAGCATTAGCAAGTGTTTGGTTGGACTCATGAATGGCGAAATTGGATTTGTCAGCATTCCTAAGATTGGATCCACCTTCACTTTTACTGCTCTCTTCACCAATTCAACTGACTGCAAAATTCAGCaactcaacaacaacaacagccACTCTAATCCTCCATCTTCAGAATTTCAGGGAATGACCGCGTTACTCATTGACCCTAGATCGGTTAGAGCCAAAGTGTGTAGATGTCATATTCAGAGGCTCGGCATTCGTATCGAATTGGTTTCGGATTTAGCCCAAGGTTTGTCCACCATAACTGAAGGCAATCAGATAATCAATATGGTACTTATTGAGCAGGAAGTGTGGGATAGAGATTCAGCCATGTCATCTCGCTTTGTCGATGGCGCCAGTAGAGTTGGCGTTCCTCCTAAGTTGTTCATTCTTGTTAATTCTAACGGCTGGACATCAGGTATTGGTAATCCCACTGTGATCGTAAAACCTCTGAGAGCAAGTATGCTTGCTGCCTCGCTGCAGCGAGCCATGGGTGTTACTTGCCGAAATGGGGAGCTTCCGAGTTTATCTGTTGGCCACCTTCTTGGCGGGAAGAAAATTCTAATTGTAGATGACAATGTTGTGAACCGCACCGTAGCAGCTGGTGCTTTGAAAAAGTATGGAGCAGATGTGGTGTGTGTTAGCAGCGGAAAAGAGGCCATCTCTAAACTAAAACCACCTCATGAGTTCGATGCGTGCTTCATGGATattcaaatgccagaaatggaCGG TTTTGAAGCTACAAAGAAAATCAGGGAGATGGAACGTTGCGCCAAGAGAGAAGGTTTTGTAGATAACTTATCAAAGTGGGATGTACCTATTTTGGCCATGACTGCAGACGTGATCCAGGCTACCCATGAGGAGTGTGTAAGGTGTGGCATGGATGGATATGTTTCGAAACCGTTTGAAGCCGAACAGCTTTATCGAGAAGTCTCAAGGTTTTTCCACTCCTGA
- the LOC130970777 gene encoding nuclear transport factor 2A-like has protein sequence MDPDALAKAFVEHYYTTFDNNRPGLASLYQDGSMLTFEGQKIQGSPNIVAKLTSLPFSQCHHSITTVDCQPSAATNGMLVFVSGNLQLAGEQHALKFSQMFHLLPTPQGSYYVLNDIFRLNYA, from the exons ATGGATCCAGATGCGTTGGCGAAGGCGTTCGTTGAGCACTACTACACCACCTTCGACAACAACCGCCCCGGGCTGGCCAGCCTCTACCAGGACGGCTCCATGCTCACCTTCGAGGGCCAGAAGATCCAGGGCTCCCCGAACATCGTCGCCAAGCTCACCTCTCTCCCTTTCAGCCAGTGCCACCACTCCATCACCACCGTTGATTGCCAGCCCTCCGCCGCCACCAACGGCATGCTCGTCTTCGTCAGCGGCAACCTCCAGCTCGCTGGCGAGCAACACGCCCTCAAGTTCAGCCAG ATGTTCCATTTGTTACCAACACCGCAGGGAAGCTATTATGTTTTGAATGATATATTTCGTTTGAACTATGCTTGA
- the LOC130966632 gene encoding uncharacterized protein LOC130966632, with the protein MTTSRRLADRKVEKFEKNITKRGFVPETNTKKGKDYPVGPVLLGFFVFVVIGSSIFQIIRTATSGGMA; encoded by the exons ATG ACGACATCAAGGCGACTTGCGGACAGGAAAGTAGAGAAGTTTGAGAAGAACATCACAAAGAGAGGGTTTGTGCCAGAAACTAACACTAAAAAGGGAAAAGACTATCCTGTTGGTCCAGTCCTGCTCggtttcttcgtctttgttgttaTTGGATCAT CTATCTTTCAGATAATCAGGACAGCAACGAGTGGAGGCATGGCATAA